The genomic window GCGTCGCTGCCGGGGGCGTCCCGCTTTCGGCAACCCGCTCGTCGATCTCTTCGCTCATGGATAGTTCTTCCTTATGATTTTTGTGGCCAGACGCCTTCGCGTTCCAGCATGCGCGTGGCCGCTTCCTGTTCAGCCGTGCGTTTCGATCTGCTTACACCCGTTTCGGGCTCAAGTCCCTCAATCTCGACACGGACCGTGAATTGCGGATCGTGATCCGGCCCCGATCGATCCAAAATGCGGTAGAGCGGGGTCGAGCCCGAGCGCGCGTGGGACCATTCCTGCAGTTCCGTCTTCGCGTCGCGACGCGCGGCGTTCTCGCGCCGTGCACGCTCGCCCCACAGCCTCTCGATGAAGGCGCGCGCCGGCTCAAGTCCGCCATCGAGATAGATCGCCGCAATCAGGGACTCGATGACGTCGGCGCGCACGCTTGCCATGCGCTTGCCCTTCACCGACTTGATGTCGCTGCCGGTACGGATGAACTCGTGCAGTTCCAGATCGTCGGCGACGGCTGCGCAGGTCTGCGCGCTCACCAGCTGATTGAGACGCACGGAAAGCTCGCCCTCCGCCGCCGAGCGGAAAGCCGTGAACAGCATCTCGGCCACGCAAAGCCCGAGCACGCGGTCGCCCAGAAATTCCAGCCGCTCGTAATTGGCGGGCTTGCCCGATTTTCCGGCCAACGAGCTGGAATGGGTCAATGCCCGCTCCAGCCGTTCGGGCTCGGCGAACCTGTAGCCGATCCGGTCTTCGAGACGTTCGATCTCGCCTTTGGACAGCGCCTTCGATTTCATGGCGCGGGCCTGAGGATCATTGCTGCGCGGACTGGAAGAGGCGGTCGAACCTCAGATCGCTCGGCCAGTTCCAGAGCTCCAGAGGCGACGTGCCGGCATCCATGGAGAAGAAGATGATGTTGGCGCGGCCGACGAAATTCTCGAACGGCACGAAGCCGACTTCGAAGCGGCTGTCGGCGGAGTTGTCGCGATTGTCGCCCATCATGAAGTAATGGCCGGGAGGCACGAGGAACTCGCGCGTGTTGTCTCCGGGCGAATTCGGCGTGAGATCGAGCGTGTTGTAGGAGACGCCGTTTGGCAGTGTCTCGCGATAAAGCGGCACTTCCTCGCCGCGGTCATAGCGCCCTTCCGGCCGATAGGTGCCCACCTGCTCGCGTTCGACAGCCTCGTCATTGATGAAGAGGACGCCGTTGCGCATCTGAACCGTGTCACCCGGCAGGCCGATCACGCGCTTGATGTAGTCGAGATCGGGATTGGGCGGATAGCGGAACACCGCGACATCGCCACGCTCGGGCTCGGCACCCCAGATGCGGCCTTCGAAGAGGTCCGGGGACAGCGGGAGCGAGTATTTCGAGTAGCCATAGGCGTATTTGGAAACGAAAAGATAATCGCCGACGAGCAACGTCGGCATCATGGAACCGGACGGAATCGAAAAGGGCTGAAACAGCAGCGTGCGGATGACGAGCGCCAGAGCCAGCGCTTGGAGGATGACCTTGATGTTCTCGCCAAGGGCGCCGGATTTTTGTTTCTTGCCAGTGTCGGACACGCTCATCGGTTCCCCTGGACCGCACCTCCAGCAACGTGGAACCGGTCAATATCTTTCAATTCCCGACAAGTGCCCGCATAAAGCTCAAGGCTTGTCGCGCACAGGCGGCGTGGCGGCTGCTCAAGTGCCTCCGGGCGACTTCTTTAACCTCTTCGCTTGAGACCGGCAACAAAGCGATGCAGGCTTCGCGGCAGCATGTCGCGGGCCTAACTGCCGGAAGGGCGGGCTTCGATGACCACGAAGGCCTGTGCGAGAGGGTAGTCGTCGGTGATGGTCAGGTGAACGACGGGTTCGTGACCTTCCGGCAGAAGATCGGCAAGACGTTTGGC from Georhizobium profundi includes these protein-coding regions:
- the rnc gene encoding ribonuclease III, producing MKSKALSKGEIERLEDRIGYRFAEPERLERALTHSSSLAGKSGKPANYERLEFLGDRVLGLCVAEMLFTAFRSAAEGELSVRLNQLVSAQTCAAVADDLELHEFIRTGSDIKSVKGKRMASVRADVIESLIAAIYLDGGLEPARAFIERLWGERARRENAARRDAKTELQEWSHARSGSTPLYRILDRSGPDHDPQFTVRVEIEGLEPETGVSRSKRTAEQEAATRMLEREGVWPQKS
- the lepB gene encoding signal peptidase I; translated protein: MSVSDTGKKQKSGALGENIKVILQALALALVIRTLLFQPFSIPSGSMMPTLLVGDYLFVSKYAYGYSKYSLPLSPDLFEGRIWGAEPERGDVAVFRYPPNPDLDYIKRVIGLPGDTVQMRNGVLFINDEAVEREQVGTYRPEGRYDRGEEVPLYRETLPNGVSYNTLDLTPNSPGDNTREFLVPPGHYFMMGDNRDNSADSRFEVGFVPFENFVGRANIIFFSMDAGTSPLELWNWPSDLRFDRLFQSAQQ